A genomic window from Salvia splendens isolate huo1 chromosome 11, SspV2, whole genome shotgun sequence includes:
- the LOC121753717 gene encoding cytochrome P450 CYP749A22-like, whose translation MATLVIVTILLGLCLLVYVLRNLVRLIKRVWFNPIRVRHLMSSQGINGPPPRWLYGNTKEIMEMRREATGQAMDDISHNIYARILPHVLSWTQQYGENYLNWYGFQPQLVVTEAELVKEILNNKGDDYPKIDLEGFAKKLLGDGVSSSKGQKWKRMRKLANNAFHAESLKNMIPAMVTSVEAMLDKWKSYEGKEIEVFEEFKVLTSQVISRTAFGSNYLEGQNIFDMLTKLTLLLSQNTLKIKFPGMSLFLTDKDEVESEKLEKGIRDCIIQIINKREKQGISLKDFLGMLLEANLDKDQNSRISMEDIVDECKTFYFAGHETTTALLAWTVLLLAKNQEWQDKARDEVTDAFGQLNPSADGIARLKTMNMIIEESLRLYPPVPLIKRKVDKRVKLGKLTLPPQMELYISPLAMHHDPKIWGEDVHLFRPERFAQGTVKATNNNPIAFLPFGFGPRTCLGLSFATVEAKIALSMILQHYRLILSPTYTHSPVQVLMIIPKHGVQVILQKI comes from the exons ATGGCAACTCTTGTAATAGTAACAATCCTTCTTGGTTTATGTCTGTTGGTTTATGTCTTGCGAAATCTAGTTCGATTGATTAAGAGAGTATGGTTCAATCCAATACGTGTACGTCACCTCATGTCTTCCCAAGGCATCAACGGCCCTCCGCCCAGATGGCTGTATGGAAACACGAAGGAGATTATGGAGATGAGAAGGGAGGCGACCGGACAAGCAATGGACGACATCtcacacaatatatacgcgAGAATTCTGCCTCATGTGCTTTCGTGGACACAACAGTATG GTGAAAACTACCTCAACTGGTACGGTTTTCAACCACAGTTGGTAGTTACCGAAGCAGAACTTGTTAAGGAAATACTAAACAACAAAGGCGATGACTACCCAAAAATAGATCTTGAAGGTTTTGCAAAGAAGTTGCTGGGAGACGGCGTCTCATCATCTAAAGGACAAAAGTGGAAAAGGATGCGAAAGCTTGCCAATAATGCTTTCCACGCGGAGAGCTTGAAA AATATGATTCCTGCAATGGTCACAAGTGTGGAGGCGATGTTAGACAAGTGGAAGAGCTACGAGGGCAAAGAGATTGAGGTGTTTGAAGAGTTCAAGGTATTGACATCACAGGTTATTTCAAGGACAGCCTTTGGCAGCAACTACTTGGAAGGGCAGAACATATTTGATATGTTGACGAAGTTAACGTTGCTTCTTTCACAAAACACTCTCAAGATTAAGTTTCCCGGCATGAG CCTGTTCTTGACAGACAAAGACGAGGTTGAATCAGAGAAACTAGAGAAAGGGATCCGCGACTGCATCATACAGATAATAAACAAACGAGAAAAGCAAGGAATTTCACTAAAAGATTTTCTTGGAATGCTGTTAGAAGCTAATCTGGACAAGGATCAAAACAGTAGGATCTCTATGGAAGACATAGTTGATGAGTGCAAGACATTCTACTTCGCTGGGCACGAAACAACGACAGCATTGCTAGCATGGACTGTGCTTCTTCTTGCCAAGAACCAAGAATGGCAAGACAAAGCAAGGGACGAGGTTACTGATGCGTTCGGGCAGCTGAATCCTAGTGCAGACGGCATTGCAAGACTAAAAACA ATGAACATGATCATAGAAGAATCACTGAGACTATACCCTCCAGTGCCGTTAATCAAGAGAAAAGTGGATAAACGAGTTAAGCTTGGGAAGCTAACTCTACCACCTCAAATGGAGCTATATATTTCTCCATTAGCAATGCATCATGATCCTAAAATATGGGGAGAAGATGTTCATCTTTTCAGACCAGAGAGATTTGCACAAGGGACTGTGAAGGCGACTAACAATAATCCTATTGCGTTCTTGCCATTTGGGTTCGGACCAAGAACTTGTCTTGGACTAAGTTTTGCCACTGTGGAAGCAAAAATAGCACTTTCAATGATTCTGCAACATTACCGGTTGATCCTTTCGCCTACATACACTCACTCTCCAGTTCAAGTGCTTATGATCATTCCGAAACATGGAGTTCAAGTTATTCTCCAGAAAATTTGA